The genomic segment CCCCGTCGACGCCAGCAACGTCATGAATTTGCGTGAAGCCTGATACATGATCGCAGTCAGGATCAGGCAGGGGAAAAACCACAGCGGCGGATCTATGTACAAATCCGGCTCCAGGCCGGTAAATAATCCGGCTACTGGCTCATACCATGCCCGGCCGGAAAAAAGCACGCCCTTCTCTCCTATATTGCGCGTGGCGATCCAATACAGGAATGCGAACAGGAAAAAGAAAACATAAGGTACGCCAAGGGTTCGCACTGTCTGTTTTACATTGCTAAAAACAGTTGCGTTCAATTTGCTTGCTTTTAGCAGGAATCCGGAAAGGAAGAAAAACAGGGGGACGTGGAAGCTGAATATAACGCGCGCCACATAATCTGGCAGACCCCGGCTGTGGCCGAGGACAACCAGTATGATGCCGATCGCCTTGGCGTTATCTACAAAGCCAAAGCGATCGGATACGGTGGTGCTGTATAGCGAGCGCTGCTGCAGAAAAGACGAATTCATCTAGGTTAAGGAGGTTGAAAAAGGCAGCTGCGCATCTGGCTTGGCGGCCAGGATCACACGCCCGAATTCCGCCTGGATAAGCGCCAGCACATGATCCGACTCTGCTTCAAAGCGCATCACCACTACCGGTGTGGTATTGGACGAGCGAGCCAGACCAAAGCCGCCTGGATATTCGACCCGCAAACCGTCAATCTTGATGATCTCGTCGGATCCAGGGAAATCTGCTTCCCGTTGTAACTGTTCGATCAATGCGAAATTCTCTCCCTCGTGCAACTGCAGTTGCAGCTCGGGCGTGCTGACAGACTGTGGCAATGCGTTCAACAATGCAGACGGATCGCTTTCATGGCTGAGCAGCTCCAGCAAACGCGCGCCTGCGTACAGACCGTCATCGAAGCCGTACCAGCGATCCTTGAAGAAAATATGTCCGCTCATTTCTCCTCCGAGCGGCGCCCCGGTTTCGCGCATCTTGGCTTTGACCAGCGAGTGGCCGGTCTTCCACATCAGCGGCTTGCCGCCGTGCGTTGCTATCCATGGCGCCAGATGGCGCGTGCATTTGACGTCGTACAGGATTTCGCGGCCGGGGTTACGGGTCAGCACGTCTGCGGCAAACAACATCAACTGGCGATCCGGGTAAATAATCTGGCCATCCTTGGTGACCACGCCAAGGCGGTCGCCGTCGCCATCGAATGCCAGTCCCAGTTCGGCATCCGAGTTCTGCAAGGTACGGATCACGTCTTGCAGGTTTTCCGGATGCGCGGGATCGGGATGATGGTTGGGAAAAGTGCCGTCCACCTCGCAGAACAGTTCTTGCACCTCGCAACCGAGCGCACGATACAGCTCGCCGGCAAATGCACCGGCGACGCCGTTGCCGCAGTCGACCACGATCTTCATCGGACGCACCAGCCTGACGTCACCGATAATCCGCTGCAAATAGGCTTCCTTGATGTCATGCTTGCGATAGCTGCCGGTTACTGTCGCTGCCGTGGCATTCGTGGCATTAATGCTGTCGCTGGCAATCCTACGGTATAACTGCTGGATCGCATCGCCATAAATCGCTTCACCTGCCAGCACCATCTTGAAACCGTTGTAATCCGGCGGATTATGACTGCCGGTAACCATGATTCCGGACTGCGCGCCCAGCACATGTGTCGCAAAGTACACCATCGGCGTCACCACCACGCCAAGATCAATCACCGCCATGCCGACATCTTGCAAGCCTGCGGCCAGGGCTTCGGCCAGTTCCGGGCCGGACAAGCGCCCATCGCGGCCGATAACGACTTCATGCTCGCCTTTGGCGCGCGCCGCCAGGCCAAACGCCCGGCCAATCTGGCGAGCGATACCGGCGTCCAGGGTGGTCCCGACTACGCCGCGAATGTCATAAGCTTTAAATATCGATTTTTGAATTGAGAGCATGATGTGTGCCTATACAAGTTAACTTCGTTTATAAATATCGTCGAAACGGACAATGTCGTCTTCGCCGAGATAGCTTCCTGACTGCACTTCTATCAAATGCAGCGGCAATTTCCCGGGATTCTCAAGCCTGTGCTTGACGCCGATAGGGATATAAGTCGATTCATTTTCAGTGAGAAATTTTTCTTCTTCTCCCCGGGTAATACGCGCCGTTCCGCTCACTACCACCCAATGTTCCGCGCGGTGATGGTGCATTTGCAAGGAAAGCTTGCCGCCCGGCTCCACCGTAATCCGCTTGACCTGAAAGCGGTCGCCCATGTCGATGCCTTCATAGCTGCCCCAGGGCCGATACACGCGGATATGGTTCATGTGTTCGGTACGGCTATTCTTCTTGAGGTCTTCGACGATTTTCTTGACGCCTTGCACCTGGTCCTTATGCACCACCAGCACCGCATCCTTGGTTTCCACCACCACCACGTCCTGGATGCCGACTACCGCTACAAAGCGGTTTTCAGCACGTATCAGCGAATTTCGCACGTCGTCCGTATACACATCGCCGCGCAGTACATTGCCGTTTTCATCGCCTTTCAGTACTTGCCACAACGCAGACCAGGAGCCGATATCGTTCCAGCCGATTTCAGCCGGCACCACCACCGCGTGCCGGGTATGCTCCATCACCGCATAATCGATGGATTCCGCCGGACAGGCCGCGAAAGAAACTTCATCCAGCCGACAGAAATCGAGATCGCGATAGGCCCCCTCGAAAGCCTTTTGAGAGCTCTCCGCGATAAGCGGCCGAAACTCGCGCAACTCTTCCAGATACCGCTTCGGCTGGAACAGAAACATGCCGCTGTTCCAACTGTATGCGTCGTCCTTCACAAACATCTCCGCAGTCGCCTTGTCCGGCTTTTCGACGAACCGTTCGACGGCGTAACATCTTTCGGTACCAGGCAATGCTGTCTTGGCTCGGCGGATATAGCCGTAACCGGTTTCCGGCGCGGACGGCACGATGCCGAACGTCGCGAGCGCGCCCTTTCCTGCCGCTAGCGCGGCACGCTGGATAGCTGCGTGAAAAGCTTCGGGGTCATTAATCATATGATCGGCCGGCAGCACCAGCATCAGCGCATCTGCCTTGCTCTCTGCATCGGCCTTTCTCTCTTTCACATGCTGCAACAGATAGTGCGCCGCCACCGCAACCGTAGGCGCAGTGTTCCGGCCTTCCGGCTCCAGCAAAATGCCGAGCGGCGCAATCCCGATCGCCCGCAACTGCTCTGCCACCATGAAACGATGCTCGTTACCGCAGGTGAGCAGAGGCGGCATCAGTTCCGTCCACTCTGCCAGGCGCAGCAAGGTTTCCTGCAACATGGAATATCTGGAACACAACGGCAACAGTTGCTTCGGCAGGGCTTCGCGCGACAATGGCCACAACCGCGTTCCGGACCCTCCGGCAAGGATAACAGGATATATTTTCATAGCTCGCTCATCGCCAGTTCGTTTGCGCTTTCCGGCGCACGGTCGCGCGCGTCGCCCCACTCATGGGTGTCGCTCTCCTGCAAACGACGCATGTCGCCTGCCCGGTTCACGCTGTACTCCTTGAATACGATCACCTCGTCCAGTTGGGCGTCGCAGAGTATGCGGGTGTATTCAAACAGCACGCTGCGCACCACCTGGGCGCCGGAACAGATGTGACTGCCATGTCCGATCCAGGTCGGGCCGACAATCTTGCAGCCGGCTTCGATGCGGCAACCGGAACCGATATACACCGGACCTTCGATGGTGCTGCCCTCCCAATCTATACTGGTATTGAGACCCACCCACACACCCTCGGCAATTTGCTGCCCCGGGATTTCCATCTGGGCGACTTCGCCCTGCAGCACGCTTTGCGAGACGCTCCAGAAATCGGTCACGCTGCCGATATCGATCCAGTTGAAAAAGCCTTGCTGCGCGTAGAACGGCAAGCCCTTTTGCGCCATTAGCGGAAACAGTTCGGAACCGATGTCGAACACGGTATCTGCAGGGATCAGATCGATTACTTCCGGTTCAAAGATGTAAATGCCGGTGCTGGCGAAATTCGACAGGGCTTCCTCTTGCTTCGGTTTCTCCTGGAACGACTGCACCCGGCCATCCTTGTCCATGACAACCACGCCATAGCTGTCGACCTTGTCCCACGGCACTTCCTTGGTAATGACGCTGGCAAGCGCGCCTTTGCGCTTGTGTTCGAACAGTGCGGAGATAAGATCAAGGTCGATCAGGGCGTCGCCGCATATCACGATGGTGGTGTCGTCGAAAAAGTGCGCGAATTCCTGGATTTTCTTGATGCCGCCAGCCGAGCCAAGCGGCTCCGGCACCACTTCGCCGCTTTCATTGACGTAGCCTTCGAAGGAATAGCCGATCTGCACCCCGAACTGCTTTCCGTCGCCGAAATATTCTTCGATCTTATGATGCAGATAACTGACATTGACCATGATGTCCTTGACGCCATAGCTGGCAAGGTATTCAACCAGATAAGCCATCACCGGCTTTCCCAGAATCGGAATCATCGGCTTGGGGAGATCGTAGGTCAGCGGGCGTACCCGGGTACCTTTGCCGGCGGCTAGAATCATTGCTTTCATTGATGTCACCTCATGCAAGTTGATAAAAAATATGTCGTGTGTTGCCGTTACAGTTATCTACGAACTTTCTCCACTGTATTTGCGGCACAACAACAGGAATTTCACGATGTCGACGGTATAGCGGCGTACTAATCGCCGCGGCTCGATGCAGAGGCGGTACAGCCATTCAAGATGAATCCGTTGCACCAGGCGCGGCGCGCGCGGCTTGTCGCCACTCCAGAAATCAAACAAGGCGCCGACCCCGATCACCACATTGGCATCGAGCGCCTGGCGATTAGCCAGGATCCATTCCTCCTGCATCGGATTGCCCAGCGCCACCAGCACCATTTCTGCCTGTGCGTTGTTGATCAGCTCAACCAGGACGGCGCGATCTTTTGCCAGCCCGCCGTAGCCGTCGCATGTACCGACCACTTCCTGTTTCAAGGTCGTGCGCACATATTCGGCAGCCTTGCCAAGCATCTCGGGTTTCCCACCCAGCATGAACACGCGCATCGAAATGTTTGCGCCAGAAAGAAAGTACGGAATGAAATCCGTACCGTTCAAATTCTCTTTGAACGCGTCGCGGCGGAACAGATAGGCGGCGATATCCATGCCGACACCGTCATTGACGATTGTCACCGACATGTTTTTCATCTTGTCCAGCAGATGGCGGCACTGAACGATGAAATTCGTATTGGCAAAGAACAAGGTCATTTTTTTGTTGATCCACATCGTCCGCAGCAGATATCGTGACAACACGGGCGTGGTGGTTTTGACCACCGGAAAGCCGGCGATGGGAATAACATTTTTTTCAGCCACAAGAAACTCCTTCATTGACAACAGAACCAATCGAGCAAGGACTGCGCGTCCTGCCCAGCGCAGCGTCGCCTATCGCGCACGGCGCAGCCGCATGGCGGACAACAGCAATTCATGCCAGGAAGCGTTAACCGCCCTGATGCGCCAGCCTGTAGCGGCAACCATGAGCGGGTACAGCAGACACGCGATGACTACCCCCCCTCCTATCAGCGTGATGTTGGTGAAGCGTTCCGGCATCAGTGAGAGATAGCCGGCTAACCCGAGAAACAGGATGACGCTCCCCACCAATGGCGGCGCTAGCGCATACCACATCACGCGCACATCGAGACCGAGTTCGCGGTTCAGCAGATATTGTGAAATCGGAAATACAACCAGGTAGGCGCCGCAAAACGCCAGGCTCATGCCGAGCAGGCCGAATTGATAAAATCCTGCAGCCAACGTCGTTGCCAGCAGCAATTGCGCGATACCGAGCCACACCGGCAAGCGATTTTTTCCCATTGCAAAAAACACGTAGTCATTCAGATGAACGATCGACGACACCATATACAGCAGCGCCAGAACACCGACTACGGGCGCCGCAGGCAGCCATTTAGCGCCAAAAACGGCCACTACCAAAGGCTCTGCCAGTACGCCTTGGAAACACAGCAAAGGGGCCATGCAAAACAGCGTGATGCCGACAATTTTCAGATAGCCGCGCCGCAGCGCAGCCTTGTCCGTCCCCGCATCGGAAAATACCGGCAGCGCGACTTTTTGCATGGAACTGGAGATCACCAGGTACACCGCCGAGGTAATACGCTTGGCCAGGTTATACAAGCCGGTGGCATGCGGCCCCAGAAAAAAGCCGACCAGGAGCGAATCGCCATTGGTGTTGGCAAAACTCAGCGCGCCGGTCATTCCGACCTGCCGGATATCGTTCCAGTATTTACCGTTCAGCGCACGATCAAAAACGATCGCCGGCAGCCATCGGCTTTGCACCACGACCAGCAGCAGCCCCAGGCCGGATGCCGTGACCTGCTGCACCACCAGCGACATCGCGCCCCAGCCGCTGGCCGCAAGCGCAATACCGATCCCGCCGCCAATCATCACCGAAGCAATCGAGCGGATTGCGAGTTGCCTGAACATCATGTTACGTACCAGCCTGGCCTCATAGGCCCGCACCAGTCCGAATAAGAGAATTGAAACACTCATCCCCTGCAGCACTACTTTCAGGTTTGGCGCGCGAAATAACGATGAAATCAAGTCAGCCGAAAAGAACATTGCCGCAGTCAGCAACAAGCCGGCAATCGAGCAGCACGTGAACACCCAGGAATACAGCCTGTCATTGGGCGCAATGGCACGCACGATAGGCATGGCGATGGCGTCGAACACGACCAACCGGGCAAATAAAATGAAAAGATTGGCGACCGTCAGCAAACCAAAGGCATCCGGTGCTAGAAAGCGCGCCAGCACGGCAAAGATCACGAACGACAGCAACTGCTGCGCGAGGTTATCCACGATCGACCAGACCGAGCCGGACGCCAGGTTGCCGCTCATGCCGTGCTGTTTCTTTACGTTCATGTCCGCCATCCCTGCACGCGGGCCAATACGCTGACGTACTTGAAGCGTGCCTTAGGAAGATTGCCAGTCGCTATGGCCAGCAAAACCCCGCAGCAGGTCCGCAAACAGGCCACGGGAAAATACCAGAACGGATAACCGTTGATGCGCATCACGCGGCCGATGCCCGCTTCATATTTCTTTTGCCGGCTACAAGCACTGTCATCGAAATTGGCGGTTTTCACCGGATGGTGCAGCGTCATATCGCTCAGATACTTCAACTTGAAGCCCTGCTGCAAACTGCGCAGCAGATAATCGGTTCCCTCCGCCGCCCCCCATGCGGTGCCGGCGCCGACGCCCAGCGACTCATCGAACTGTCCGACCGCCTCGACCACCCGCCGCCGCAGGAAAATACTGAATTCAATTGCGCCGCGCCAGACGTTATACCGGTCCAGCAACATGCTGCGCGCCAGCCAGCGCCCTTCTGTACGGCCGCTGCCGTCAGTGAAACGTCCCGTAATGCCGTCCAGCTCCTGATGGTCGCTCAGGACAGTTACCACCAGATCAAGCAGGCGCGGCGGATACCAGCAATCGTCGTCGGGAAAGGCAATCACGTCGCCAGCGGCTACCGCCAGGCCCGCATTGCGCGCGCGCGAGGCGCCGCGCTCAGCTGAACGAATGTGCCGGATGGGGAATTTCCTGCCGTACAACGCCAGCAGCGGAACCAGCCTGTCGTCGTCGTTCTGGTCGACCACGATCAGTTCAAAATTCCGATAATCTTGGGCGTCCAGCGACTCTAAAAGCCGTGCCACTTCTTCGGAGCGTCCTAGCGTTGCTAGCACCAGTGAAAATTTCATATCGTTCCCTTTGTCAGTCTCGTGCATAGGCGGTACATCACTTCACATCTCGCCAAGTACATCTGTCACATGCCGGTTTTCAAAATTGTCATTTGCGGCTTGTCGCCATTGCTGTCGGGCTGCAAGCTAAACGGATAATTACCAAGCCACTTGCCGCTGGTCCAATAAGTCCAGCCACCCCAGGCGGAGTTGCCTTTCATGCCATCCATGATGGCGGCCAGTGCTTGCAGACATTGCTGATTGGCGGGCACGCCGAACTCACCGAGAAACAGGCGTCGCCTGGTCGAATTTGCCCATACCGCGATATCGGCCATGATGGCGCCCAAGCGCGCCGGGTCGACACAGGTGTTGCTGGTCCCGGAAAAATCCGCATCCGCATACTGATGCACTTCGATCATGTAGTTATCGGCAGGATCGTGAAACCGGCGGAAAGCGTCGGCGTTCGATACCCCGTTGTCTTTTGCAAACCAGGAATGCGCCCCACTCCAGCTGCCGCCGGGAACCAGGATCAAATGGCGTGATCCCTTTTTTCGCAGTATGTTCAGGGTTTCCTGCGCCACCGCCGCCCATTCGGCGACAGGCAGTTTGCTTGGTTCGTTCATCAAGCCGAAAGCGGTGTTCTCAGGGTCCTTGAACCGCGCCAGTAGCCGCGTCCACAAGTCGGCCAGCGCGGCGCGCGGCACCTCAGTAGAGCCGATCGGCTTGCCCCGATATTCGCCGTAGTTGTGGACATCAAGGATCACGCAGGTCCCCAGCGACCGTGCGGCAGCAACCGTTTCTTCTATGCGGTGCACCTCGGCTTCATCTAGCGGACCCAACAATTGGGGCTGTATCCGTTCCCACAGAAACGGTAGCCGGAAGGTGTTCATGCCCAAGGATTGAAAATGGCGCATATCGGCCGGATCGGGATAAACGTAATCCTTAAAGATCGTCCCGGGCAATTTGTCCGCCGCGAACTCGGCTCCGCTGAGATTGACGCCGGTCATCCGGTTCCCGTCAAGGCAACTGGCCGCCGCCAGATGGGAGAAGAAAAAGCATGCGACGGCCAGCGCCAGCCCAAGCATGCGACGCCCTGCCAAGGACCGCTGCCACCAGCAGCCATGTGCCGCGATTGGTAATGGCTTTATCATCTAATCTCCCTTTCCGTGGTTACCGATCGTGAATTGCTTGCCAATGCAAAAAGCGGAATGACTGTCCGTTTAAAAACAATCCCGACGGATTTGATGAACCGTGCCCCAGGCTTCTCAATCAGCTGGAAATTCAGCCAGGAAGACAGCAATACAAAAACGGTAAAAGGAAGCAGGAAAATAAGCTGAAGCGGTTCAGGGTGCAATTTATGCACCAGGTA from the Collimonas arenae genome contains:
- a CDS encoding phosphomannomutase/phosphoglucomutase translates to MLSIQKSIFKAYDIRGVVGTTLDAGIARQIGRAFGLAARAKGEHEVVIGRDGRLSGPELAEALAAGLQDVGMAVIDLGVVVTPMVYFATHVLGAQSGIMVTGSHNPPDYNGFKMVLAGEAIYGDAIQQLYRRIASDSINATNATAATVTGSYRKHDIKEAYLQRIIGDVRLVRPMKIVVDCGNGVAGAFAGELYRALGCEVQELFCEVDGTFPNHHPDPAHPENLQDVIRTLQNSDAELGLAFDGDGDRLGVVTKDGQIIYPDRQLMLFAADVLTRNPGREILYDVKCTRHLAPWIATHGGKPLMWKTGHSLVKAKMRETGAPLGGEMSGHIFFKDRWYGFDDGLYAGARLLELLSHESDPSALLNALPQSVSTPELQLQLHEGENFALIEQLQREADFPGSDEIIKIDGLRVEYPGGFGLARSSNTTPVVVMRFEAESDHVLALIQAEFGRVILAAKPDAQLPFSTSLT
- a CDS encoding mannose-1-phosphate guanylyltransferase/mannose-6-phosphate isomerase, with protein sequence MKIYPVILAGGSGTRLWPLSREALPKQLLPLCSRYSMLQETLLRLAEWTELMPPLLTCGNEHRFMVAEQLRAIGIAPLGILLEPEGRNTAPTVAVAAHYLLQHVKERKADAESKADALMLVLPADHMINDPEAFHAAIQRAALAAGKGALATFGIVPSAPETGYGYIRRAKTALPGTERCYAVERFVEKPDKATAEMFVKDDAYSWNSGMFLFQPKRYLEELREFRPLIAESSQKAFEGAYRDLDFCRLDEVSFAACPAESIDYAVMEHTRHAVVVPAEIGWNDIGSWSALWQVLKGDENGNVLRGDVYTDDVRNSLIRAENRFVAVVGIQDVVVVETKDAVLVVHKDQVQGVKKIVEDLKKNSRTEHMNHIRVYRPWGSYEGIDMGDRFQVKRITVEPGGKLSLQMHHHRAEHWVVVSGTARITRGEEEKFLTENESTYIPIGVKHRLENPGKLPLHLIEVQSGSYLGEDDIVRFDDIYKRS
- a CDS encoding sugar phosphate nucleotidyltransferase, with product MKAMILAAGKGTRVRPLTYDLPKPMIPILGKPVMAYLVEYLASYGVKDIMVNVSYLHHKIEEYFGDGKQFGVQIGYSFEGYVNESGEVVPEPLGSAGGIKKIQEFAHFFDDTTIVICGDALIDLDLISALFEHKRKGALASVITKEVPWDKVDSYGVVVMDKDGRVQSFQEKPKQEEALSNFASTGIYIFEPEVIDLIPADTVFDIGSELFPLMAQKGLPFYAQQGFFNWIDIGSVTDFWSVSQSVLQGEVAQMEIPGQQIAEGVWVGLNTSIDWEGSTIEGPVYIGSGCRIEAGCKIVGPTWIGHGSHICSGAQVVRSVLFEYTRILCDAQLDEVIVFKEYSVNRAGDMRRLQESDTHEWGDARDRAPESANELAMSEL
- a CDS encoding WecB/TagA/CpsF family glycosyltransferase, producing MAEKNVIPIAGFPVVKTTTPVLSRYLLRTMWINKKMTLFFANTNFIVQCRHLLDKMKNMSVTIVNDGVGMDIAAYLFRRDAFKENLNGTDFIPYFLSGANISMRVFMLGGKPEMLGKAAEYVRTTLKQEVVGTCDGYGGLAKDRAVLVELINNAQAEMVLVALGNPMQEEWILANRQALDANVVIGVGALFDFWSGDKPRAPRLVQRIHLEWLYRLCIEPRRLVRRYTVDIVKFLLLCRKYSGESS
- a CDS encoding lipopolysaccharide biosynthesis protein encodes the protein MNVKKQHGMSGNLASGSVWSIVDNLAQQLLSFVIFAVLARFLAPDAFGLLTVANLFILFARLVVFDAIAMPIVRAIAPNDRLYSWVFTCCSIAGLLLTAAMFFSADLISSLFRAPNLKVVLQGMSVSILLFGLVRAYEARLVRNMMFRQLAIRSIASVMIGGGIGIALAASGWGAMSLVVQQVTASGLGLLLVVVQSRWLPAIVFDRALNGKYWNDIRQVGMTGALSFANTNGDSLLVGFFLGPHATGLYNLAKRITSAVYLVISSSMQKVALPVFSDAGTDKAALRRGYLKIVGITLFCMAPLLCFQGVLAEPLVVAVFGAKWLPAAPVVGVLALLYMVSSIVHLNDYVFFAMGKNRLPVWLGIAQLLLATTLAAGFYQFGLLGMSLAFCGAYLVVFPISQYLLNRELGLDVRVMWYALAPPLVGSVILFLGLAGYLSLMPERFTNITLIGGGVVIACLLYPLMVAATGWRIRAVNASWHELLLSAMRLRRAR
- a CDS encoding glycosyltransferase family 2 protein, with translation MKFSLVLATLGRSEEVARLLESLDAQDYRNFELIVVDQNDDDRLVPLLALYGRKFPIRHIRSAERGASRARNAGLAVAAGDVIAFPDDDCWYPPRLLDLVVTVLSDHQELDGITGRFTDGSGRTEGRWLARSMLLDRYNVWRGAIEFSIFLRRRVVEAVGQFDESLGVGAGTAWGAAEGTDYLLRSLQQGFKLKYLSDMTLHHPVKTANFDDSACSRQKKYEAGIGRVMRINGYPFWYFPVACLRTCCGVLLAIATGNLPKARFKYVSVLARVQGWRT
- a CDS encoding glycoside hydrolase family 5 protein, whose translation is MIKPLPIAAHGCWWQRSLAGRRMLGLALAVACFFFSHLAAASCLDGNRMTGVNLSGAEFAADKLPGTIFKDYVYPDPADMRHFQSLGMNTFRLPFLWERIQPQLLGPLDEAEVHRIEETVAAARSLGTCVILDVHNYGEYRGKPIGSTEVPRAALADLWTRLLARFKDPENTAFGLMNEPSKLPVAEWAAVAQETLNILRKKGSRHLILVPGGSWSGAHSWFAKDNGVSNADAFRRFHDPADNYMIEVHQYADADFSGTSNTCVDPARLGAIMADIAVWANSTRRRLFLGEFGVPANQQCLQALAAIMDGMKGNSAWGGWTYWTSGKWLGNYPFSLQPDSNGDKPQMTILKTGM